Proteins from a single region of Engystomops pustulosus chromosome 5, aEngPut4.maternal, whole genome shotgun sequence:
- the LOC140134110 gene encoding histamine H3 receptor-like yields MAIYFRMEVVYLSRISNNISANNFSREVKKSDFSEQTLIFLYIFIPLITLVTVLGNALVIFAFVIDRRLRNQSNFFLLNLAICDFFIGAFCIPVSASYIMTGNWMLGGILCKVWLVADNLMCTASVFNIVLISYDRFLSITLPVAYRSQQRNHSQTAIKMAIVWLLAFLLYSPAIILWEHINGDPLIPEGICVAGYYYSWHFLLGASTFDFFLPLIFITFFNLSIYWNIRKRSMKKHQPSITYLPDQNVMSSQPSLIIGISASESSIQAIKLSRDKKVAQSLMVLVCVFGICWAPYTLLQTIRAACHDTCIESYWNQVTSWMLWINSSVNPMIYPLCHKNFRDALVKMSQKCKVTV; encoded by the exons ATGGCCATTTATTTTAGAATGGAGGTCGTCTACTTGTCCCGCATATCTAATAATATAAGTGCTAACAATTTTTCAAGGGAGGTGAAGAAATCTGATTTCTCTGAACAAACACTGATTTTCTTATACATTTTCATTCCTCTCATTACTTTAGTCACCGTTCTTGGTAACGCGCTTGTCATTTTCGCCTTTGTCATTGACAGAAGACTTAGAAATCAGAGTAACTTCTTCCTTCTCAATTTAGCTATTTGTGATTTTTTCATTG GTGCATTCTGTATACCAGTAAGTGCTTCATACATCATGACTGGGAACTGGATGCTCGGAGGTATTCTCTGTAAAGTCTGGTTGGTAGCAGACAATCTTATGTGTACAGCTTCTGTTTTTAATATTGTTCTCATCAGTTATGACCGCTTCCTGTCCATCACTTTGCCT GTGGCATATCGTTCCCAACAGAGGAATCATAGTCAGACTGCAATCAAGATGGCCATTGTTTGGCTATTAGCCTTTCTATTATACAGCCCAGCTATTATTTTATGGGAGCACATAAATGGTGACCCTCTGATTCCTGAAGGCATATGTGTTGCTGGATATTATTATAGCTGGCACTTTCTTCTCGGAGCATCAACCTTTGATTTCTTTCTTCCATTAATATTCATTACATTCTTTAATCTCAGTATATACTGGAACATTAGAAAGAGGAGTATGAAAAAGCATCAACCTTCGATAACTTACCTGCCAGATCAAAATGTCATGTCTTCTCAGCCCTCCCTGATTATTGGGATCTCTGCCTCGGAAAGCAGTATTCAAGCTATAAAGCTCTCTAGGGATAAGAAAGTTGCTCAGTCCCTGATGGTTCTGGTCTGTGTGTTTGGGATATGTTGGGCCCCATACACACTGCTCCAGACTATCCGTGCAGCTTGCCATGACACCTGTATTGAATCTTACTGGAACCAAGTTACAAGCTGGATGTTGTGGATTAATTCATCAGTGAATCCTATGATCTATCCTTTGTGCCATAAAAACTTCAGGGATGCTTTAGTAAAAATGTCTCAGAAATGTAAAGTTACAGTTTGA